AGAAAAGGAACAGATTCTGGTCCAAATAATCTGTCCCCTGTTTATTTCAGAGCATACTACTGCATTATTTATTATTTGTTTTATTCTCTGATGCTGGCCTGCCAGACTTCAATTGAATTTCACGATTTCTCAGAACTGCACGTTTTATTTTCCCGCTCACAGTCTTTGGTAATTCGTCCATGAATTCAATCTCTCTTGGATATTTATAAGGAGCAGTACGTGACTTTACAAATTTCTGGATATCCTTGATTAGATCATCAGATGGTTTATACCCAGGAGCTAAAACAACAAATGCTTTTATAATCTCTCCGCGAACCGGATCGGGACTTGCAACAACAGCATTTTCAGCAACTGCAGGATGCTCAAGAACAACACTTTCCACTTCAAAAGGGCCAATTCTATAGCCTGATGCCTTGATTATGTCATCCCCTCTTCCTACAAAATAATAATAACCATCTTCATCCTTATAGGCCTTATCGCCGGTGTTATACCAGCCATTGTGAAATACTCTTGCGTTTTCTTCGGGATCCTCAATATATCCCTCGAAAATACCTGCTGGCCTTTTTGGATTAGATTTTAAACATATATAGCCGACTTCACCTGTGTGTACAGAATTAAGATCTTCATCGAGAATATCTATATTGATATCAGGTACAGGCTTGCCCATTGAACCAGGCTTTACTGACATGAAAGAATAGTTTCCTACGAGAAGAGTGGATTCTGTCTGCCCATAGCCTTCTTGTATAACTTTTTTTGTAGCTTCCTGCCAGACTCTGATAACTTCAGGATTAAGGGGCTCGCCTGCAGATGTAAATCTTTTCAAGCCCGAATAATCATACTTCTTTAAGTCTTCCAATATCAGCATTCTATACACTGTTGGAGGGCCGCAGAAAATGGTAATTCCTTTTGTTGTGAGTAATTTGAGAGTTAGGTCTGGATTAAACCTGCCCTCTGCATTATGAACAAAAAGCGCTGTTCCTAAAACCCATTGCCCATACAATCCCCATGCTGATTTAGCCCACCCAGTATCAGAAACAACCCAAATAATATCGTCTTTTGTTGCTCCATGCCACAGCGCTGCTGTCCTTAAATGTCCAATTGGATATGAACATACATGCTGAACCATTTTAGGATATTTTGTAGTTCCCGATGTAAAATAAATTAAAAAAGGATCTCTTGATAATGTTTTCTCAATGTCATCAGGAGAAAGTTTGTCTGACGAATCTGAAGTTATTTTTTCATAACTACTCCAACTGCCTTGCTCGCTTCCAATAAGAATTTTATGTTTTACGCTGTAGTTTCCTAAATTATTACATGCCTCATCCACCTTGGTAAAATTAGCTGCGTTTGTAACAACCACAGAAGCCTTGCCTTTTAAAAGTCTGTATTCAACATCTGCTGTTGACAGCATTACTGGAGCAGGCATGACAACAGCTCCAAGTTTATGACAACCAACAAGTATTGAATACCACTCAGGGATCCTTGGAAGCATAATTAAAACCCTGTCTCCCTTTTTAACACCAAGGTTTCTAAGCGCATTTGCAAAACGATTTGATGCAAGCGAAATATCCCTAAAGGTTAATTTATTTTCTTGTTCGCCGGTTGAACTGACCCAAAAAAGAGCAAGCTTTTTCTCATCTTCTGCCCAATGGTCGATTGCGTCAAATCCAAAATTAAAATATTCAGGAACTTCAAGCTTAAAATTTTTTTTGAGACCCTCATAATCATCCATCTTAAACGAAAAATTCATTTTCAATGCCTCCTGGATTGTCTGCTAAATAGCTATCTATGTGTAATTTAAAGAATGTATATTTAAATATTTAGACCTCAGTTTGTCAAACAAAAAAATAAAATTAATGAAATTTAATAAAAATTTTGAGAAAATTATTGCAAAAAATGGCTCCCGGGGAGGGATTCGAACCCCCGACAGGGTGGTTAACAGCCACCTGCTCTGCCGACTGAGCTACCCGGGAATATTTTGCTAGTTAAATGGAGGTTTTTATTATATAAAAGAGATTCTATTCTGTCAAACTTTTACCATGGGGTCAGCTTGACATTGACTTTTGTTTTTAGTATGGTTAGTTTATCTGTAAGAACTTAGAATAAAGGGGGGTTCATGAAAAAATCTTTTATTTTTCTTCTCTTGCTTTTGTCTATGTTAATCAATGTATCAGTGGCAGAGAATGCCTACAGCGAATCAACAATCCAGCTTACAACAAAAGAAGGCATTGGTAATTTTATTGCTGATTCAAAGGGCATGGCGCTTTACTATTTTACAAAAGATTCTCCAGGAGTAAGCGTTTGCGTTGAGGGCTGTCTTGAAAAATGGCCTATTTTTTATGCAGAAAAAATAGTTGTAGGAGCAGGATTAAAGGCAAAAGATTTCAACACAATTACCAGAGAAAACGGTAAAAAACAGACAACATTTAAGGGGTATCCCCTCTATTATTTCTTCAAAGACAAAAACCCAGGTGATACATTCGGACAGGGAGTAAATAATGTCTGGTATGTTATAGACCCTAAGACCTTCAAACCAGAAGTTAAGGCTAAAAAATAGTTTCGACACTCCACATGGGGGCTTTTAAGCCCCCATAAAAAAATCAAATTCATCAATCGTTTGTTTTAATTTTCACCAGCATATTACTTTATCAAAGTAAAATACATCATCTATTATTTTTTCATAAGGCACTTTCTTTTTAGACAAGTCAATAACCTTAACCTCATTATCTTTCATATGAACGCTTACAACTCGGTCTGATAATTCTGTAGGTTCATCAATAAAAATATACAATATTTTCATAGCACTATAACCCTGTCAGCCTCATGCACCATAAGAGCATTATCATACTGACTGCCCATTACAATCCCTTCAGATACATTATCGATAGATAATCCCATTTCAACAGCATCCTGACTGCAGACAAAAACTTTAACGCTCTCAAATTTATGCACTAATTTAAAAACTTGATTGTTTATCAGATTTATACCCTTGTCCATTACAAAAATAATAACTTCATGCCCCTTTGATATGGCTGCACTTGTCATGCCCATAATATCATCCAGATGTCTGTCAGTATTAACTAATATCCCGAGTTTCATATTTTTAAAAATTTCGTGAATATTTTTTGATGTCTCAATGGTTAAATCGTTTCTCTATTGCATTTAATACATTCTCAACTTGAATCATCTTCATA
The nucleotide sequence above comes from Nitrospiraceae bacterium. Encoded proteins:
- a CDS encoding DsrE family protein produces the protein MKLGILVNTDRHLDDIMGMTSAAISKGHEVIIFVMDKGINLINNQVFKLVHKFESVKVFVCSQDAVEMGLSIDNVSEGIVMGSQYDNALMVHEADRVIVL
- a CDS encoding AMP-binding protein, with the protein product MNFSFKMDDYEGLKKNFKLEVPEYFNFGFDAIDHWAEDEKKLALFWVSSTGEQENKLTFRDISLASNRFANALRNLGVKKGDRVLIMLPRIPEWYSILVGCHKLGAVVMPAPVMLSTADVEYRLLKGKASVVVTNAANFTKVDEACNNLGNYSVKHKILIGSEQGSWSSYEKITSDSSDKLSPDDIEKTLSRDPFLIYFTSGTTKYPKMVQHVCSYPIGHLRTAALWHGATKDDIIWVVSDTGWAKSAWGLYGQWVLGTALFVHNAEGRFNPDLTLKLLTTKGITIFCGPPTVYRMLILEDLKKYDYSGLKRFTSAGEPLNPEVIRVWQEATKKVIQEGYGQTESTLLVGNYSFMSVKPGSMGKPVPDINIDILDEDLNSVHTGEVGYICLKSNPKRPAGIFEGYIEDPEENARVFHNGWYNTGDKAYKDEDGYYYFVGRGDDIIKASGYRIGPFEVESVVLEHPAVAENAVVASPDPVRGEIIKAFVVLAPGYKPSDDLIKDIQKFVKSRTAPYKYPREIEFMDELPKTVSGKIKRAVLRNREIQLKSGRPASENKTNNK